The following proteins are encoded in a genomic region of Brachypodium distachyon strain Bd21 chromosome 1, Brachypodium_distachyon_v3.0, whole genome shotgun sequence:
- the LOC100834041 gene encoding guanylate-binding protein 5 isoform X6 — translation MGWRRCALAIWAAAAIVWTLAAAVGESDAGELERAFPIVEPDYGHTKLRLSKEGLEAIQRINTPIAAVSVIGPYRSGKSFLLNQLLSLSCNKGFGVGHMRDTKTKGIWVWGTPVEIDVDGSKVSVLYLDTEGFESIGKSNVYDDRIFALAAVLSSVLVYNLPETIREADISRLSFAVELAEEFYGRVKGQDVAFEPAKLLWLIQRDFLQGKSVQQMVDEALQRVPNSNGDKYIDEVNQIRDSLAVMGDNSTAFSMPQPHLQRTKLCDMEDQELDPLYVERRDALKQLVASMIKPKLVQGRTLNGKEFVSFLGQILEALNKGEIPSTGSLVEVFNKGILERCLTLYTEKMERVSLPVSVDKLQQVHDLAEDEARKLFDKQHFGLQKLWFSQ, via the exons ATGGGGTGGCGGAGGTGTGCGCTGGCGATATGGGCTGCGGCAGCGATTGTGTGGACGCTTGCCGCAGCGGTTGGGGAATCCGATGCCGGTGAGCTCGAGCGCGC GTTTCCCATAGTGGAGCCGGATTATGGCCACACTAAACTCCGCCTTTCAAAAGAAGGTTTGGAGGCAATCCAAAGGATCAACACTCCAATAGCTGCTGTCTCT GTTATTGGTCCATATCGATCTGGAAAATCTTTCCTTCTCAACCAGCTTCTCTCCTTATCCTGTAATAAAG GTTTTGGAGTTGGACACATGCGAGATACCAAAACAAAAG GTATCTGGGTTTGGGGAACTCCAGTTGAAATTGATGTTGATGGCTCCAAAGTGTCTGTCCTTTACCTGGATACTGAAGGATTTGAGAGCATTGGCAAATCAAATGTATATGATGATAG GATATTTGCTCTGGCAGCTGTTTTGAGTTCTGTTCTTGTCTACAATCTTCCTGAGACG ATTCGTGAAGCTGATATATCGAGACTCTCATTTGCTGTTGAACTTGCTGAAGAATTCTATGGAAG AGTGAAG GGGCAAGATGTTGCTTTTGAGCCAGCAAAACTCCTGTGGCTGATTCAGAGGGATTTCCTCC AAGGCAAATCTGTTCAGCAGATGGTTGATGAAGCTCTCCAACGGGTGCCTAACAGCAATG GAGACAAATATATTGATGAG GTCAACCAAATCAGAGACTCTTTAGCAGTTATGGGTGATAACAGTACTGCTTTTAGCATGCCCCAG CCTCATCTGCAAAGGACGAAGTTATGTGATATGGAGGATCAAGAACTTGACCCATTGTATGTCGAAAGGAGGGATGCATTGAAGCAATTAGTTGCATCCATGATAAAACCAAAACTTGTGCAGGGTAGAACCTTAAATGGAAAGGAGTTTGTATCCTTCCTAGGGCAG ATACTCGAGGCTTTGAATAAAGGAGAAATCCCATCGACAGGGTCGCTTGTTGAAGTTTTCAATAAGGGCATTCTTGAGCGTTGCTTGACGTTGTATACTGAAAAAATGGAAAGAGTGAGTCTACCTGTATCAGTTGATAAACTTCAGCAGGTTCATGATTTGGCAGAAGATGAAGCTAGAAAGCTTTTCGACAAGCAGCATTTCG GTCTTCAGAAGCTTTGGTTTAGCCAATGA
- the LOC100834041 gene encoding guanylate-binding protein 5 isoform X5, with protein MGWRRCALAIWAAAAIVWTLAAAVGESDAGELERAFPIVEPDYGHTKLRLSKEGLEAIQRINTPIAAVSVIGPYRSGKSFLLNQLLSLSCNKGFGVGHMRDTKTKGIWVWGTPVEIDVDGSKVSVLYLDTEGFESIGKSNVYDDRIFALAAVLSSVLVYNLPETIREADISRLSFAVELAEEFYGRVKGQDVAFEPAKLLWLIQRDFLQGKSVQQMVDEALQRVPNSNGDKYIDEVNQIRDSLAVMGDNSTAFSMPQPHLQRTKLCDMEDQELDPLYVERRDALKQLVASMIKPKLVQGRTLNGKEFVSFLGQILEALNKGEIPSTGSLVEVFNKGILERCLTLYTEKMERVSLPVSVDKLQQVHDLAEDEARKLFDKQHFGKHYAAQSFLNLDEEMKKKLWFSQ; from the exons ATGGGGTGGCGGAGGTGTGCGCTGGCGATATGGGCTGCGGCAGCGATTGTGTGGACGCTTGCCGCAGCGGTTGGGGAATCCGATGCCGGTGAGCTCGAGCGCGC GTTTCCCATAGTGGAGCCGGATTATGGCCACACTAAACTCCGCCTTTCAAAAGAAGGTTTGGAGGCAATCCAAAGGATCAACACTCCAATAGCTGCTGTCTCT GTTATTGGTCCATATCGATCTGGAAAATCTTTCCTTCTCAACCAGCTTCTCTCCTTATCCTGTAATAAAG GTTTTGGAGTTGGACACATGCGAGATACCAAAACAAAAG GTATCTGGGTTTGGGGAACTCCAGTTGAAATTGATGTTGATGGCTCCAAAGTGTCTGTCCTTTACCTGGATACTGAAGGATTTGAGAGCATTGGCAAATCAAATGTATATGATGATAG GATATTTGCTCTGGCAGCTGTTTTGAGTTCTGTTCTTGTCTACAATCTTCCTGAGACG ATTCGTGAAGCTGATATATCGAGACTCTCATTTGCTGTTGAACTTGCTGAAGAATTCTATGGAAG AGTGAAG GGGCAAGATGTTGCTTTTGAGCCAGCAAAACTCCTGTGGCTGATTCAGAGGGATTTCCTCC AAGGCAAATCTGTTCAGCAGATGGTTGATGAAGCTCTCCAACGGGTGCCTAACAGCAATG GAGACAAATATATTGATGAG GTCAACCAAATCAGAGACTCTTTAGCAGTTATGGGTGATAACAGTACTGCTTTTAGCATGCCCCAG CCTCATCTGCAAAGGACGAAGTTATGTGATATGGAGGATCAAGAACTTGACCCATTGTATGTCGAAAGGAGGGATGCATTGAAGCAATTAGTTGCATCCATGATAAAACCAAAACTTGTGCAGGGTAGAACCTTAAATGGAAAGGAGTTTGTATCCTTCCTAGGGCAG ATACTCGAGGCTTTGAATAAAGGAGAAATCCCATCGACAGGGTCGCTTGTTGAAGTTTTCAATAAGGGCATTCTTGAGCGTTGCTTGACGTTGTATACTGAAAAAATGGAAAGAGTGAGTCTACCTGTATCAGTTGATAAACTTCAGCAGGTTCATGATTTGGCAGAAGATGAAGCTAGAAAGCTTTTCGACAAGCAGCATTTCGGTAAACATTATGCTGCCCAGTCCTTCCTCAATCTCGatgaagaaatgaaaaag AAGCTTTGGTTTAGCCAATGA
- the LOC100834041 gene encoding guanylate-binding protein 5 isoform X7: protein MGWRRCALAIWAAAAIVWTLAAAVGESDAGELERAFPIVEPDYGHTKLRLSKEGLEAIQRINTPIAAVSVIGPYRSGKSFLLNQLLSLSCNKGFGVGHMRDTKTKGIWVWGTPVEIDVDGSKVSVLYLDTEGFESIGKSNVYDDRIFALAAVLSSVLVYNLPETIREADISRLSFAVELAEEFYGRVKGQDVAFEPAKLLWLIQRDFLQGKSVQQMVDEALQRVPNSNGDKYIDEVNQIRDSLAVMGDNSTAFSMPQPHLQRTKLCDMEDQELDPLYVERRDALKQLVASMIKPKLVQGRTLNGKEFVSFLGQILEALNKGEIPSTGSLVEVFNKGILERCLTLYTEKMERVSLPVSVDKLQQVHDLAEDEARKLFDKQHFEALV, encoded by the exons ATGGGGTGGCGGAGGTGTGCGCTGGCGATATGGGCTGCGGCAGCGATTGTGTGGACGCTTGCCGCAGCGGTTGGGGAATCCGATGCCGGTGAGCTCGAGCGCGC GTTTCCCATAGTGGAGCCGGATTATGGCCACACTAAACTCCGCCTTTCAAAAGAAGGTTTGGAGGCAATCCAAAGGATCAACACTCCAATAGCTGCTGTCTCT GTTATTGGTCCATATCGATCTGGAAAATCTTTCCTTCTCAACCAGCTTCTCTCCTTATCCTGTAATAAAG GTTTTGGAGTTGGACACATGCGAGATACCAAAACAAAAG GTATCTGGGTTTGGGGAACTCCAGTTGAAATTGATGTTGATGGCTCCAAAGTGTCTGTCCTTTACCTGGATACTGAAGGATTTGAGAGCATTGGCAAATCAAATGTATATGATGATAG GATATTTGCTCTGGCAGCTGTTTTGAGTTCTGTTCTTGTCTACAATCTTCCTGAGACG ATTCGTGAAGCTGATATATCGAGACTCTCATTTGCTGTTGAACTTGCTGAAGAATTCTATGGAAG AGTGAAG GGGCAAGATGTTGCTTTTGAGCCAGCAAAACTCCTGTGGCTGATTCAGAGGGATTTCCTCC AAGGCAAATCTGTTCAGCAGATGGTTGATGAAGCTCTCCAACGGGTGCCTAACAGCAATG GAGACAAATATATTGATGAG GTCAACCAAATCAGAGACTCTTTAGCAGTTATGGGTGATAACAGTACTGCTTTTAGCATGCCCCAG CCTCATCTGCAAAGGACGAAGTTATGTGATATGGAGGATCAAGAACTTGACCCATTGTATGTCGAAAGGAGGGATGCATTGAAGCAATTAGTTGCATCCATGATAAAACCAAAACTTGTGCAGGGTAGAACCTTAAATGGAAAGGAGTTTGTATCCTTCCTAGGGCAG ATACTCGAGGCTTTGAATAAAGGAGAAATCCCATCGACAGGGTCGCTTGTTGAAGTTTTCAATAAGGGCATTCTTGAGCGTTGCTTGACGTTGTATACTGAAAAAATGGAAAGAGTGAGTCTACCTGTATCAGTTGATAAACTTCAGCAGGTTCATGATTTGGCAGAAGATGAAGCTAGAAAGCTTTTCGACAAGCAGCATTTCG AAGCTTTGGTTTAG